In Patulibacter sp. SYSU D01012, a single window of DNA contains:
- a CDS encoding phosphate ABC transporter ATP-binding protein, with product MRIDEVSITYGGAPKPAVNAVTLPVRQGEVLALIGPSGCGKTTLLRSLNRLVELTPGARRDGRILLDGEDVDRLEITRLRRRVSMVFQQPNPFPMSIFDNVAYAIREQAMRRPGKAVLMPRVEKALRRAGLWDEVKDDLGRPALRLSGGQQQRLCIARALAVEPDVLLMDEPCSALDPISTGVIEDLIHELRQGLAIVIVTHNLAQARRVGDHVAFMYLGDLVEYGPAVEVFERPRAPRTREYVQGAFG from the coding sequence CTGCGCATCGACGAGGTGTCGATCACGTACGGCGGCGCGCCGAAGCCCGCCGTCAACGCGGTCACCCTGCCCGTGCGCCAGGGCGAGGTGCTGGCGCTCATCGGCCCGTCCGGCTGCGGCAAGACGACGCTGCTGCGGTCGCTCAACCGGCTGGTCGAGCTGACGCCCGGCGCCCGCCGCGACGGGCGCATCCTGCTGGACGGGGAGGACGTCGACCGGCTCGAGATCACCCGCCTGCGCCGCCGGGTGTCGATGGTCTTCCAGCAGCCCAACCCGTTCCCGATGTCGATCTTCGACAACGTCGCCTACGCGATCCGCGAGCAGGCGATGCGCCGGCCGGGCAAGGCCGTGCTGATGCCGCGCGTGGAGAAGGCGCTGCGCCGCGCGGGCCTGTGGGACGAGGTCAAGGACGACCTGGGCCGGCCCGCCCTGCGCCTGTCCGGCGGCCAGCAGCAGCGCCTGTGCATCGCCCGCGCCCTGGCCGTCGAGCCCGACGTGCTGCTGATGGACGAGCCGTGCTCGGCGCTCGACCCGATCTCGACCGGCGTCATCGAGGACCTGATCCACGAGCTGCGCCAGGGCCTGGCGATCGTGATCGTCACGCACAACCTGGCGCAGGCCCGCCGCGTCGGCGACCACGTCGCGTTCATGTACCTGGGCGACCTGGTCGAGTACGGCCCCGCCGTCGAGGTCTTCGAGCGGCCCCGCGCCCCGCGCACGCGCGAGTACGTGCAGGGGGCGTTCGGGTGA